From the Hyphomicrobium sp. ghe19 genome, one window contains:
- a CDS encoding pyridoxamine 5'-phosphate oxidase family protein translates to MNPSEQKKHLYELLKDFSTAMLASRTADGGLHARPMAVAELQPDAHAYFATDARSPKVSEIEAHPEVLVTFQSSSEFATLYGSASVVRDRALIDRLWSEAWRVWFPAGKDDPNLVMITVAPESGEYWDNSGTEGIKYVFEGLRAYFTGERAHPSETMNAKVRLGS, encoded by the coding sequence ATGAACCCGAGTGAACAGAAAAAGCATCTCTACGAACTGCTCAAGGATTTTTCGACGGCCATGCTGGCTTCACGGACCGCCGACGGCGGGCTCCATGCGCGGCCGATGGCGGTGGCCGAACTCCAGCCCGACGCGCACGCATATTTCGCGACGGATGCGCGGTCACCCAAGGTATCGGAGATCGAAGCCCACCCCGAGGTGTTGGTGACGTTTCAGAGCTCTTCTGAATTTGCGACACTTTACGGTTCAGCGTCGGTCGTTCGGGATCGCGCCCTGATCGACCGGCTGTGGTCGGAAGCTTGGCGCGTTTGGTTTCCCGCCGGGAAGGATGACCCGAACTTGGTGATGATCACCGTCGCGCCGGAATCGGGTGAGTACTGGGACAACAGCGGCACCGAAGGCATTAAGTACGTTTTCGAAGGACTGAGAGCCTATTTCACGGGTGAGCGTGCCCACCCGAGCGAAACCATGAACGCAAAGGTTAGGCTCGGCTCGTGA
- a CDS encoding DUF1801 domain-containing protein: MKKAITTMKESSPKTAEQEASPSQLIDERIETLSDWRGETLAQVRSLIKQADPEVIEEWKWRGVPVWSHAGIICTGETYKSVVKLTFAKGAALDDPSGLFNASLEGGTRRAIDIHEGDKIDEKALKVLIRAAAALNTSTRSSARPARSPKKPKSP, translated from the coding sequence ATGAAGAAAGCGATAACCACAATGAAAGAAAGCAGCCCGAAGACAGCAGAACAGGAAGCCTCCCCCTCTCAGCTGATCGACGAGAGAATCGAGACGCTGAGTGATTGGCGGGGTGAGACGTTGGCTCAGGTGCGATCTCTGATCAAACAGGCCGACCCCGAAGTCATCGAGGAGTGGAAATGGAGAGGGGTACCGGTCTGGTCGCACGCCGGCATCATCTGCACTGGCGAGACGTACAAAAGCGTCGTGAAGTTGACCTTCGCCAAGGGCGCCGCGTTGGACGACCCTTCAGGCCTCTTCAACGCCAGCCTCGAAGGCGGCACACGGCGCGCGATCGATATCCACGAAGGCGACAAGATTGATGAAAAGGCATTGAAGGTGCTCATTCGCGCCGCCGCGGCTCTGAATACGTCGACTCGCTCTAGCGCCCGCCCCGCCCGCTCTCCGAAGAAACCAAAAAGCCCGTGA
- a CDS encoding Spy/CpxP family protein refolding chaperone — protein MQGMQGMPMQGMQPMQGMQGMQRMQGMQGMQGGRMGAKDDVTDNRIDIVKAALQLRPDQMQYWPAVEEAIRARADGRRQRIENMMSHMEEGQFDRNFVQVLQNRAENLSERGAELKKLADAWQPLYATLDDAQKRRMRVLGVLILHRMREGMEARREQMEDEGGGAMMGASTGETGMGRE, from the coding sequence ATGCAAGGAATGCAGGGCATGCCAATGCAGGGGATGCAGCCGATGCAAGGCATGCAAGGCATGCAACGAATGCAAGGAATGCAAGGAATGCAGGGAGGGCGAATGGGTGCGAAGGATGATGTGACCGATAATCGGATCGACATTGTGAAGGCCGCACTGCAGCTGAGGCCCGATCAGATGCAGTACTGGCCCGCAGTCGAGGAGGCTATCCGTGCACGGGCGGATGGACGCCGCCAAAGAATTGAGAACATGATGTCTCACATGGAAGAAGGTCAATTTGACCGGAATTTCGTGCAGGTACTGCAAAATCGAGCTGAGAATCTTTCAGAGCGCGGTGCTGAACTCAAAAAGCTCGCTGACGCATGGCAGCCACTTTATGCGACCCTGGACGACGCCCAGAAGCGGCGGATGCGCGTGCTCGGCGTCCTCATCCTTCATAGGATGAGGGAAGGCATGGAAGCCCGGCGCGAGCAAATGGAAGACGAAGGTGGCGGAGCCATGATGGGCGCCAGTACAGGCGAGACCGGCATGGGCCGCGAATAG
- a CDS encoding SDR family oxidoreductase: MTDHSIKGKTVIITGAAKNLGGLIARDFAAQGAKAIAIHYNSTATRADADATVAAVKAAGARAAAFQADLSTATAVEKFFADAVATFGKPDIAINTVGKVLKKPILDISEAEYDEMSAVNSKAAFFFIKEAGKHLNDNGKLCTLVTSLLGAFTPFYSTYAGMKAPVEHFTRAAAKEFGDRGISVTAIGPGPMDTPFFYGQESADAQAYHKTAAALSKFSKTGLTDIEDIVPYIRFLVSDGWWMTGQTILVNGGYTTK, from the coding sequence ATGACCGACCATTCCATCAAGGGCAAAACCGTCATCATCACCGGTGCCGCCAAAAACCTCGGCGGCCTGATCGCCCGCGATTTCGCCGCGCAAGGCGCCAAGGCAATCGCAATCCACTATAACAGCACCGCCACCAGGGCGGATGCCGATGCCACCGTCGCCGCCGTCAAAGCCGCCGGCGCTCGGGCGGCCGCCTTCCAGGCCGATCTCAGCACAGCCACAGCGGTCGAAAAGTTCTTTGCCGACGCGGTAGCAACCTTCGGCAAGCCGGACATCGCGATCAATACAGTCGGCAAGGTGCTGAAGAAACCAATCCTCGACATTTCCGAGGCGGAGTATGACGAGATGAGCGCCGTCAATTCCAAGGCCGCCTTCTTCTTCATCAAGGAAGCCGGCAAACATCTCAACGACAACGGCAAGCTCTGTACGCTCGTCACCTCGCTGCTGGGCGCCTTCACTCCGTTCTATTCGACCTACGCGGGCATGAAGGCGCCGGTGGAGCATTTCACGCGCGCAGCCGCCAAGGAGTTCGGTGACCGCGGTATCTCCGTGACGGCGATCGGCCCAGGTCCGATGGATACGCCATTCTTCTACGGCCAGGAAAGTGCAGACGCGCAGGCCTATCATAAGACGGCGGCGGCGCTGTCGAAGTTCTCGAAAACCGGCCTCACCGACATCGAGGATATCGTGCCCTATATCCGCTTCCTCGTCTCAGACGGCTGGTGGATGACCGGCCAGACCATTCTCGTCAACGGCGGCTATACGACCAAGTGA
- a CDS encoding LysR family transcriptional regulator, which translates to MDRIDLFRIFTRVVEAASFTRAANSLGLPRSSVSAAVAELEGRVGTRLLHRTTRKVSPTQDGAAFYERCLRVIADAEETEGLFRERGKPSGKLRIDVPGRIGRLIIVPALPAFLDEYPEIDIDLGVTDRAVDLIEERVDCVLRVGPLSDSALIARSIGSLPLINVVSPAYVTRHGTPLTPDDLRVHCAVNYASPSTGRIEPWEWMDGKTCRSLPMRGRVTVNSAEAYIACCLAGLGLIQIPAYDVRHHIDAGELVEVMPDHRAEPLPMTLLYPHRQHLSRRVQVFADWVERLLNDALVRSSAGFA; encoded by the coding sequence TTGGACCGGATCGACCTCTTTCGCATCTTCACCCGTGTCGTCGAGGCGGCGAGTTTCACGCGTGCCGCCAATAGCCTCGGACTGCCCCGTTCCTCCGTGTCGGCTGCAGTGGCGGAACTGGAAGGACGGGTGGGCACGCGGCTCCTCCATCGCACCACGCGCAAGGTATCGCCGACGCAGGACGGAGCCGCCTTCTACGAGCGCTGCCTGCGCGTCATCGCTGATGCCGAGGAAACAGAGGGACTGTTCCGCGAACGCGGCAAACCCTCGGGCAAACTCCGGATCGACGTGCCAGGCCGGATCGGTCGCCTCATCATTGTGCCTGCGCTGCCGGCGTTTCTCGACGAATATCCGGAGATTGATATCGACCTCGGCGTGACCGACCGCGCGGTAGATCTAATCGAAGAAAGAGTGGACTGCGTGCTACGCGTCGGACCTTTGAGCGATTCCGCCTTGATTGCCCGGAGCATCGGCAGTCTGCCGCTCATCAATGTCGTATCCCCCGCATATGTCACCCGCCACGGCACGCCGCTAACGCCCGACGATCTGCGCGTTCACTGCGCTGTGAACTACGCCTCTCCCTCGACGGGCCGGATCGAGCCGTGGGAGTGGATGGACGGCAAGACCTGTCGAAGCCTGCCGATGCGCGGGCGCGTGACGGTCAACAGCGCGGAAGCCTATATCGCCTGCTGCCTGGCGGGCCTCGGTCTGATCCAGATCCCGGCATATGACGTGCGTCACCACATTGATGCGGGCGAACTGGTTGAGGTCATGCCGGACCACCGAGCTGAGCCGCTGCCGATGACGCTTCTCTATCCACACCGTCAGCACCTTTCCCGCCGCGTGCAGGTTTTCGCGGACTGGGTTGAGCGACTGCTGAACGATGCGCTCGTGCGGTCATCGGCGGGGTTTGCGTAG
- a CDS encoding GNAT family N-acetyltransferase has translation MFDGNVPVFFAATERQDFARFLEQDALNWSYQVLERNDRVVACGGFAVEKDGKTASLCWGMVDRGLQGTGLGRALTQARLGAAAATPGVTQVRLDTSQHTQGFYARFGFQVVAITQDGYGPGLDRWDMLLPL, from the coding sequence TTGTTCGACGGAAATGTGCCCGTCTTTTTTGCCGCCACGGAACGACAGGACTTCGCTCGCTTCCTTGAGCAGGATGCCTTGAACTGGTCGTATCAGGTACTGGAGCGAAATGACCGCGTCGTTGCGTGCGGAGGCTTCGCGGTTGAGAAGGACGGCAAGACTGCGAGCCTGTGCTGGGGCATGGTCGATCGTGGGCTTCAGGGAACAGGCCTCGGCAGAGCGCTCACCCAGGCGCGGCTGGGCGCTGCTGCTGCCACGCCGGGAGTGACCCAGGTCAGGCTTGATACCAGCCAGCATACGCAGGGCTTCTACGCTCGTTTCGGCTTTCAAGTTGTGGCGATCACGCAAGACGGATACGGGCCCGGTTTGGATCGATGGGACATGCTGCTGCCCCTTTGA
- a CDS encoding septal ring lytic transglycosylase RlpA family protein, with product MERRLFGALGACRLMLAASAAVLTTACSSNNPSPGSLTGVSRSVFSEDEYGVKSSPRVVSSDNVPKGGGHFKLGSPYKVAGRWYVPREDPNYQASGVASWYGADFHGRRTANGEVFDAKALTAAHPTLPLPSYAYVTNLENGKTVLVRVNDRGPYVNDRLIDMSYAAAKHLGYTNNGRARVRVRFAGLAPLNGDDSRERQFLASQESGQRPDQWAPATPKRAYASAQPEYRSANQAGYQGLPSDASDRWSATSYRAALAGKPDRTPPATSQFQPFVQRASLSTPSRVDGRMSLSSPQPFDKPFKPEAAPQPFGNGRTYVQVGIFRDRSNAERLRRELGSLGPVEVAPLQVGAGAEAYRVRVGPFSEADASRTQSRIATYGVVNTAIVND from the coding sequence ATGGAGAGGCGTTTATTCGGCGCGCTGGGGGCGTGCCGGCTGATGCTCGCTGCGAGTGCAGCGGTGCTTACAACGGCCTGTTCATCGAATAATCCGTCGCCGGGGTCGCTGACCGGCGTCTCGCGTTCCGTTTTCTCGGAAGACGAATACGGCGTCAAAAGCAGCCCGCGCGTGGTCTCCTCCGACAACGTCCCGAAAGGTGGCGGACATTTCAAGCTCGGTTCGCCATACAAGGTCGCCGGGCGATGGTACGTCCCCCGCGAAGATCCCAATTATCAAGCATCCGGTGTCGCGTCGTGGTACGGCGCAGATTTTCACGGCCGGAGAACCGCTAACGGCGAAGTCTTCGACGCGAAGGCTTTGACTGCCGCCCATCCGACATTGCCGCTTCCGAGCTACGCCTATGTCACCAATCTGGAGAACGGCAAGACGGTGCTTGTGCGGGTGAACGACCGCGGGCCTTACGTGAACGACCGGCTTATCGACATGTCGTACGCCGCCGCAAAACATCTGGGATATACAAACAACGGCCGGGCCCGGGTTCGTGTCCGTTTTGCCGGATTGGCGCCGCTCAATGGCGACGACAGCCGTGAACGGCAGTTTCTAGCTTCTCAAGAGTCAGGGCAGAGACCGGATCAATGGGCGCCGGCGACGCCCAAGCGTGCATATGCTTCGGCCCAGCCCGAATACCGGTCCGCAAACCAGGCGGGCTATCAAGGATTGCCGTCCGACGCATCGGATCGCTGGTCGGCGACCAGCTACCGCGCCGCGCTTGCGGGCAAGCCGGATCGGACACCGCCTGCGACGTCCCAATTCCAGCCGTTCGTACAGCGGGCAAGTCTGTCTACGCCTTCGCGGGTCGACGGCCGCATGTCTCTTTCGTCTCCGCAGCCCTTTGACAAACCTTTCAAGCCTGAGGCGGCTCCGCAGCCTTTCGGTAACGGCCGCACGTACGTCCAGGTTGGTATTTTTCGCGACCGGTCCAACGCCGAGAGATTGCGCCGCGAGCTTGGGTCCCTCGGACCGGTCGAAGTGGCGCCGCTACAAGTCGGCGCCGGGGCGGAAGCCTACCGTGTGCGGGTCGGGCCATTCTCGGAGGCCGATGCGTCGCGCACTCAAAGCCGAATCGCGACATATGGCGTCGTCAACACCGCGATCGTCAACGATTGA
- a CDS encoding D-alanyl-D-alanine carboxypeptidase family protein: MWFAAVVIAVSLWVPFGGAIAAESAFATKAPRAILMDAATGATLFQQNADELAPPASMSKLMTLAVLFRAIKEGRINKTDEFVMSVNAWRNGGAPSGTSAMMVPVNTKATVDELIQGVAVQSGNDAAMCIAESMAGTESAFARMMTDEARRIGLVKSTFANATGLEAPNHLMTARELAMLARYLVNEYPEFYPVFGQKEFLYRKHKFINRNPLLFLNIGADGLKTGHTAAARYGLVGSAVQDGKRLIVVVSGLEKADQRKDEAAKLLDWGFRSFSEVKVFDDGEIVGKARVWGGKEWYVPLAPKGDVMFTLPKYPANQKLSAEIVYKAPLKPPVKKGDQVAVLKITSTSSASVEVPLYASEDVLNGGIVRQGVDSLVLMALRRLAL, from the coding sequence ATGTGGTTCGCGGCCGTTGTGATCGCGGTATCACTTTGGGTGCCGTTCGGCGGAGCTATTGCGGCAGAGTCTGCTTTTGCGACGAAAGCGCCGCGCGCCATCCTCATGGATGCGGCAACCGGCGCGACCTTGTTCCAACAGAATGCCGACGAACTCGCTCCGCCTGCGAGCATGAGCAAGCTCATGACGCTTGCCGTGCTGTTCAGGGCGATCAAGGAAGGCCGCATCAACAAGACCGACGAATTCGTCATGAGCGTCAACGCGTGGCGGAATGGCGGGGCGCCGTCCGGCACGTCGGCGATGATGGTGCCGGTCAACACCAAGGCGACGGTGGACGAACTCATTCAAGGCGTCGCCGTGCAGTCGGGCAATGACGCCGCCATGTGTATTGCGGAGAGCATGGCCGGAACGGAGTCCGCCTTCGCTCGCATGATGACAGATGAGGCGCGTCGCATCGGTCTCGTCAAATCGACGTTCGCGAATGCAACGGGTCTCGAAGCTCCGAACCACCTGATGACGGCGCGCGAACTCGCCATGCTGGCGCGTTACCTCGTCAACGAATATCCGGAATTCTATCCCGTCTTCGGCCAAAAAGAATTTCTCTACCGCAAGCACAAGTTCATCAATCGCAACCCGCTGCTGTTTCTGAACATCGGCGCCGACGGATTGAAGACGGGGCACACCGCCGCCGCTCGCTACGGCCTCGTTGGATCTGCGGTGCAGGACGGCAAGCGCCTGATCGTCGTCGTCAGCGGGCTCGAAAAAGCGGACCAGCGCAAGGACGAAGCGGCGAAACTTCTTGACTGGGGTTTCCGGTCGTTCAGCGAAGTCAAAGTCTTCGACGATGGAGAGATCGTCGGGAAGGCGCGCGTATGGGGCGGCAAGGAATGGTACGTGCCGCTTGCCCCCAAGGGCGACGTGATGTTCACGTTGCCGAAATATCCGGCCAACCAAAAACTCTCGGCGGAAATTGTCTATAAGGCGCCGCTAAAACCTCCGGTAAAAAAAGGCGATCAAGTTGCGGTACTTAAAATTACAAGTACCAGCAGCGCTTCGGTCGAAGTGCCGCTTTATGCCTCGGAAGACGTGCTCAACGGCGGGATCGTGCGGCAAGGCGTCGATTCACTTGTTCTGATGGCCTTGCGCCGCTTGGCGCTCTAG
- the tmk gene encoding dTMP kinase produces the protein MKRGKFITFEGGEGAGKSTQAKRLAERLERAGISVIVTREPGGTPVGEDVRELIMRDHPTDPVTELLLFAAARAEHVTSVIRPALDDGTWVISDRFMDSTRVYQGKLYGLEPEFIAQLEKFTVAPDYPDLTLILDLPASTGIERAQLRGTLSRYDAERIETHETLREGFLEIADAEPLRCILIDASLTVSSVETAVWQAVSSHLLAEAD, from the coding sequence ATGAAACGCGGAAAATTCATCACATTCGAAGGCGGGGAAGGGGCTGGAAAGTCGACCCAGGCCAAGCGTCTCGCAGAACGCCTGGAGCGTGCGGGCATCAGCGTCATCGTCACGCGCGAGCCGGGAGGTACTCCGGTCGGCGAAGACGTGCGCGAACTCATCATGCGCGATCATCCGACAGATCCCGTGACGGAGCTGTTGCTCTTCGCTGCGGCGAGGGCCGAGCATGTAACATCCGTCATCCGGCCTGCATTGGACGACGGCACATGGGTCATCTCGGACCGCTTCATGGATTCGACGCGTGTCTATCAAGGCAAGCTCTACGGTCTGGAGCCCGAGTTCATCGCTCAGCTCGAAAAATTCACGGTCGCGCCCGATTATCCTGATCTGACCTTGATCCTCGATTTGCCGGCGAGCACCGGTATCGAGCGCGCCCAGCTTCGCGGCACGCTTTCGCGCTATGACGCGGAACGCATCGAAACGCACGAGACGCTGCGCGAGGGCTTCCTGGAGATTGCCGACGCCGAACCATTGCGCTGCATACTGATCGATGCGAGCCTGACGGTATCGAGTGTCGAGACGGCGGTTTGGCAGGCCGTGTCGTCTCACCTGCTTGCCGAGGCCGATTGA
- a CDS encoding DNA polymerase III subunit delta', producing MARAPLVADAEVLPEADRLEDYPHPRETRALYGQEGPQSVFAEALAGERMHHAWLLSGPAGTGKATLAYQVARAALAQPEERDLFGQGLAIEPDSRTDRQVRALSHPSLLVIRRPYDQKTKRFPQSIPVDEVRKLKNFLSLSAIGQGRRVVIVDTADELNQNAANALLKSLEEPPERTIFLMMTSSPGRLLPTIRSRCRTIAMGPLAESDVKRAAAQALTTAGKAVPEAHEWETLAPLAEGSVGRALVLLGGGGLALQSRIDQVLAGLPRLDLKTVHALSDELQPSAQDRKFQLFMDLLQTSLARLISAAATGKGAERDVSLAKRLIGDGRLATFAELWETLARDKADVVSLNLDRKSLILGTFARLEAASRG from the coding sequence ATGGCGCGGGCCCCGCTTGTCGCGGATGCTGAAGTGCTTCCCGAGGCCGATCGGCTCGAAGATTATCCGCATCCGAGAGAGACCCGGGCGCTCTACGGCCAGGAAGGCCCGCAATCGGTTTTCGCCGAAGCACTCGCGGGTGAGCGCATGCATCATGCGTGGCTGCTTTCGGGACCGGCGGGTACCGGTAAGGCGACCCTCGCCTATCAGGTCGCGCGTGCTGCGCTGGCGCAACCGGAGGAGCGCGATCTTTTCGGCCAAGGGCTCGCGATCGAGCCCGACTCGCGAACGGATCGGCAAGTGCGGGCACTCTCCCATCCGTCACTGTTGGTCATCAGGCGCCCCTACGATCAAAAGACAAAGCGCTTCCCGCAGTCCATTCCGGTCGACGAGGTCCGCAAGCTCAAAAACTTTCTGTCGCTCAGCGCGATCGGGCAGGGACGGCGCGTGGTCATCGTCGATACGGCGGATGAACTCAACCAGAACGCGGCGAATGCGCTCTTGAAATCGCTGGAAGAGCCGCCGGAGCGCACGATCTTCCTGATGATGACATCATCGCCGGGGCGCTTGCTCCCAACCATCCGGTCGCGGTGCCGGACGATCGCGATGGGGCCGCTTGCCGAGAGCGATGTGAAGCGGGCGGCGGCGCAGGCTCTCACAACAGCCGGGAAAGCCGTTCCGGAAGCGCACGAATGGGAAACCCTCGCGCCTCTTGCCGAGGGCAGCGTTGGACGGGCCTTGGTGCTGCTCGGCGGCGGAGGGCTTGCCCTTCAGTCCCGGATCGATCAGGTGCTGGCTGGCCTTCCGCGGCTCGACCTCAAAACGGTGCATGCACTTTCTGACGAGCTGCAGCCCTCGGCGCAGGACCGTAAATTCCAGCTGTTCATGGATCTTCTGCAAACGTCGCTGGCGCGGCTCATTTCCGCCGCGGCGACGGGAAAAGGGGCTGAGCGGGATGTTAGCCTCGCAAAGCGTCTTATCGGCGATGGCCGCCTTGCCACTTTTGCCGAGCTATGGGAAACACTGGCCCGCGACAAGGCTGATGTCGTTTCCCTCAACCTTGATCGCAAATCGCTCATCCTCGGAACTTTCGCGCGCCTCGAAGCCGCGAGCCGCGGTTGA
- the metG gene encoding methionine--tRNA ligase: protein MAEKYYITTPIFYPNGKPHIGHAYTVIASDALARFARLDGKDVFFLSGTDEHGLKMQQTAEKEGVPTIELADRNSAIFRSMIETLGGSNDEFIRTTEPRHYAACQAIWERMAANGDIYLARYGGWYSVRQEAYFDEKETTVGEDGVRREPLGSPVEWNEEESYFFRLSAYQDKLLALYENNPEFVGPVERRNEVASFVKSGLKDLSISRSTLKWGVPVPGDDKHVMYVWVDALTNYITAAGYPDTEGAKWKYWPADVHVIGKDIVRFHGVYWPAFLMSAGIELPKRVFAHGFLFSRGEKMSKSVGNVVDPFDLVKAYGRDAVRYFFLREVAFGQDGNYSSEVIVNRINADLANNLGNLAQRSLSMIFKNCDGAIPAPGQLSEADQAILSATDSLYVIARAEMERQAVTKYLDAVWAVIADANRYFAAEEPWAKKKTDPARMATILYVTAEAVRQFAILVQPVMPESAAKLLDLLGISQDERTFAYLGEKGRLKPGARIPEPQGVFPRYVEPE from the coding sequence GTGGCGGAAAAATATTACATCACGACGCCGATTTTTTACCCCAACGGAAAGCCGCATATCGGTCACGCCTACACGGTGATCGCGAGCGATGCGCTGGCGCGGTTTGCCCGCCTCGATGGGAAGGACGTCTTCTTTCTCTCGGGGACCGACGAGCACGGCCTCAAGATGCAGCAGACTGCCGAGAAAGAGGGTGTGCCGACAATCGAGCTGGCGGACCGGAATTCGGCAATCTTCCGCTCGATGATCGAAACGCTCGGCGGCTCGAACGATGAATTCATCCGCACGACGGAGCCGCGCCATTATGCGGCCTGCCAAGCCATTTGGGAGCGGATGGCGGCAAACGGCGACATCTATCTCGCGCGCTACGGCGGCTGGTATTCGGTGCGCCAGGAAGCGTATTTCGACGAGAAGGAAACGACAGTCGGCGAGGACGGCGTGCGCCGCGAGCCGCTCGGTTCGCCGGTCGAATGGAACGAGGAAGAGAGCTATTTCTTCCGCTTGTCGGCGTATCAAGACAAGCTTCTCGCGCTCTATGAAAACAATCCCGAGTTCGTCGGCCCCGTCGAGCGGCGAAACGAAGTCGCGAGCTTCGTCAAATCCGGTCTCAAGGATCTTTCTATTTCGCGTTCGACGCTGAAGTGGGGCGTTCCTGTTCCGGGCGACGACAAGCACGTGATGTACGTGTGGGTCGATGCGCTGACGAACTACATTACCGCGGCCGGTTATCCCGATACGGAAGGCGCCAAGTGGAAGTATTGGCCTGCCGACGTTCATGTCATCGGCAAGGACATCGTGCGTTTTCACGGTGTCTACTGGCCAGCCTTCCTGATGTCGGCGGGCATCGAACTTCCGAAGCGGGTTTTCGCCCACGGGTTCTTGTTCAGCCGCGGCGAGAAGATGTCGAAGTCGGTCGGCAACGTCGTCGATCCGTTCGATCTCGTGAAAGCCTACGGACGGGATGCCGTGCGCTATTTCTTCCTGCGTGAAGTGGCGTTCGGACAGGACGGAAACTATTCGTCGGAAGTGATCGTCAATCGCATCAATGCCGATCTCGCCAACAACCTCGGCAATCTCGCGCAGCGCTCGCTGTCGATGATCTTCAAGAACTGCGACGGCGCTATTCCGGCTCCGGGGCAGCTCAGCGAGGCGGATCAAGCGATCCTGTCGGCGACGGATAGCCTTTACGTGATCGCGCGTGCGGAAATGGAGCGGCAGGCGGTCACAAAGTATCTCGATGCCGTGTGGGCCGTGATAGCCGATGCCAACCGCTATTTCGCGGCGGAAGAGCCGTGGGCGAAAAAGAAGACGGACCCGGCGCGCATGGCGACGATCCTGTACGTGACCGCGGAGGCTGTCCGGCAGTTCGCTATTCTCGTTCAGCCGGTGATGCCGGAAAGCGCTGCAAAGCTGCTCGATTTGCTCGGCATTTCGCAGGACGAACGAACGTTCGCGTACCTTGGCGAAAAGGGCCGTTTGAAACCGGGCGCGCGGATACCCGAACCGCAGGGCGTTTTTCCGCGCTACGTGGAACCCGAGTGA
- a CDS encoding TatD family hydrolase: MLVDHHCHLDFPEFAPELDQVVARAREAGVGTLVTISTRIRKFDDVKAIAERFDDVFCSVGTHPHNAHEELDIPVERIVELSKHPKVVAIGEAGLDYHYKHSTPEAQAEGFRRHIAAARETGLPLEIHTREADADTIAILEAEHANGAFPAVLHCFTGGRELAMRALDLGLYVSFSGVITFKNSEALREIARDVPLDRVLVETDAPFLAPMPFRGKRNEPAFVVRTAAALASIKGVTGDDIARATTENFFRLYSKAKRPVSPAAAGGSAAA; the protein is encoded by the coding sequence ATGCTTGTCGATCATCATTGTCATCTCGACTTTCCGGAGTTCGCGCCGGAGCTCGATCAGGTCGTGGCGCGTGCTCGCGAAGCCGGCGTCGGCACGCTCGTGACGATCTCGACGCGCATTCGCAAGTTCGATGATGTGAAGGCCATCGCCGAACGGTTCGACGATGTCTTTTGCTCGGTCGGCACGCATCCGCACAACGCGCATGAGGAACTCGACATCCCTGTCGAGCGGATCGTCGAACTCTCAAAGCATCCGAAAGTCGTCGCGATCGGCGAAGCCGGACTTGATTATCACTACAAGCATTCGACTCCCGAGGCGCAGGCGGAGGGTTTTCGCCGCCACATCGCGGCCGCGCGCGAAACAGGGCTTCCGCTTGAAATTCACACGCGCGAAGCTGACGCCGACACGATCGCCATTCTCGAGGCCGAACATGCGAATGGCGCATTTCCGGCCGTGCTCCATTGCTTCACGGGGGGACGAGAACTCGCGATGCGTGCACTCGACCTCGGACTCTACGTGTCGTTCAGCGGCGTGATCACCTTCAAGAATTCAGAGGCGTTACGCGAGATCGCACGCGATGTGCCGCTGGACCGCGTTCTCGTCGAAACGGATGCGCCGTTCCTGGCGCCCATGCCATTCCGCGGCAAGCGCAACGAGCCTGCATTCGTCGTTCGCACGGCTGCGGCTCTTGCGTCCATCAAGGGCGTCACCGGCGACGATATCGCACGCGCGACGACTGAGAATTTCTTCAGGCTCTACAGCAAAGCGAAGCGGCCGGTTTCGCCAGCCGCAGCCGGCGGGTCCGCCGCGGCATGA